In one Arachis duranensis cultivar V14167 chromosome 9, aradu.V14167.gnm2.J7QH, whole genome shotgun sequence genomic region, the following are encoded:
- the LOC107465040 gene encoding uncharacterized protein LOC107465040 gives MLSVKDYNIRRGVEYRVIESDHLKYHGKCKEFGKGCTWLIHVALRARKGTWEVRRYNGPPTCLATSISSDHRQLDYHVICARILPLIRTDAAVTVKVLQQAIEVDYGFRPSYRKVWLAKQKAVAQIYGDWEESYAELPRWMLGVQSTMPGAVTVLKTSPVRVGGEVDESTVYFHRLFWTFSPCIEAFRHCKPLVSIDGTHLYGKYGGTLLIAIAQDGNSNILPIAFALVEGENAESWSFFLSNLRSHVTPQEGILVISDRHNGIKSALEAPETGWLPPRAYRAYCIRHVAANFALTFKGKDARRMLVNAAYAKTEAEFYYWFDIMWSENLAMCDWANRMEYEKWTQHEDSGRRFGHMTTNISECVNSVLKGTRNLPVTSLVKSTYGRLAELFVIRGQTVEAQLGSGQEFCQALVKAMERNIRESRCFTVTLYDRHQSEYTVAETTPTGNFSLGSYRVSLKDQTCDCGHFQALHYPCCHAIACCAYSRLNCAAYVHEVYRMIEVFEVYKQGFVPLIPEGLWPPYAGPTVISDPNMRRAKEGRPKETRIRGSMDWTADNLPKRCGLCRQPGHTRRSCEQRLHHAGGGS, from the coding sequence ATGTTGAGTGTGAAGGACTACAACATCCGTCGAGGTGTTGAGTACAGAGTCATCGAATCAGATCATCTGAAATATCATGGAAAATGCAAGGAGTTTGGCAAGGGTTGCACTTGGTTGATTCATGTAGCGCTCCGTGCACGCAAGGGCACTTGGGAGGTTCGGAGGTACAACGGCCCACCCACCTGCTTGGCTACGTCTATATCAAGTGATCACCGTCAGCTGGATTACCACGTTATTTGTGCGAGGATTCTTCCGTTGATTAGGACAGATGCTGCGGTTACGGTAAAGGTATTGCAACAAGCTATAGAAGTAGACTACGGTTTTAGGCCTAGTTACAGGAAGGTTTGGCTAGCCAAACAGAAGGCCGTGGCACAAATATATGGAGATTGGGAAGAGTCGTATGCGGAGTTGCCACGTTGGATGCTAGGGGTACAGTCTACCATGCCTGGGGCAGTTACTGTTCTGAAGACCTCTCCTGTTCGTGTTGGGGGTGAGGTTGATGAGTCCACGGTGTACTTTCATCGACTTTTCTGGACATTTTCACCGTGTATCGAGGCATTTCGGCATTGTAAGCCCCTCGTCAGTATTGATGGCACCCACTTGTATGGCAAGTATGGAGGGACGCTGCTAATTGCCATAGCGCAAGATGGAAACTCGAACATCCTTCCCATCGCATTCGCCCTTGTTGAGGGAGAAAATGCAGAGTCATGGTCTTTCTTCTTGTCCAACCTACGATCACATGTAACGCCACAGGAGGGCATCCTTGTTATCTCTGATAGGCATAATGGCATCAAGTCAGCACTTGAGGCACCTGAGACTGGATGGCTACCTCCACGTGCCTATCGTGCCTACTGCATCCGTCATGTGGCTGCAAATTTTGCCCTTACCTTTAAAGGTAAGGATGCGAGGAGGATGTTGGTCAATGCTGCATATGCAAAAACTGAAGCagagttttattattggtttgaCATCATGTGGTCTGAGAATCTGGCAATGTGTGACTGGGCCAATCGGATGGAATACGAGAAGTGGACACAACACGAGGATAGTGGTAGACGGTTCGGGCACATGACAACCAACATTAGTGAATGTGTGAATTCCGTGTTAAAGGGAACTCGCAACCTGCCGGTGACATCATTGGTTAAGTCAACGTACGGGAGACTTGCAGAGCTATTCGTTATCCGTGGACAGACAGTGGAGGCACAACTCGGATCTGGGCAAGAGTTTTGTCAGGCTTTGGTTAAGGCTATGGAAAGGAACATTAGAGAATCAAGGTGCTTCACAGTGACGTTATACGACAGGCATCAATCCGAGTACACTGTGGCTGAGACAACACCGACTGGGAACTTTTCTCTGGGTAGCTACAGAGTTTCCCTTAAGGACCAAACCTGCGATTGTGGCCACTTTCAGGCGCTCCACTATCCCTGTTGCCACGCTATAGCTTGTTGTGCCTACTCGCGCCTTAATTGCGCGGCCTATGTTCACGAGGTCTATCGTATGATTGAGGTGTTCGAGGTATACAAGCAGGGTTTTGTTCCGCTTATCCCAGAAGGGCTATGGCCCCCCTATGCTGGTCCAACCGTCATTTCCGATCCTAACATGAGGCGTGCAAAGGAAGGTCGTCCGAAGGAAACCAGGATCCGTGGTAGTATGGATTGGACTGCCGATAACCTGCCGAAGCGATGTGGACTATGCCGTCAGCCTGGGCATACGAGGCGGAGCTGTGAACAGCGACTGCATCATGCTGGAGGGGGTTCTTAG